In one window of Coleofasciculaceae cyanobacterium DNA:
- a CDS encoding MFS transporter — translation MSLILFFVQTPRVIVSLFAGVLVDRYSRKLLIIISDLAAGTSTIAILVLFFTNNLEIWHLYCTAAVNSLFGFLQGLAYSSSLSLIVSPQHYTRATAFNSVQISGSYILAPALAGSLYPLISLKGILIIDIATLYYGDRNFNHSHNSST, via the coding sequence TTGTCATTAATCTTATTTTTCGTGCAAACCCCCAGAGTTATCGTCTCTTTGTTTGCTGGAGTCCTAGTCGATCGCTATAGTCGTAAACTGCTAATAATTATCAGCGATTTGGCAGCAGGGACTTCCACAATTGCTATTCTGGTACTTTTTTTTACCAACAATCTTGAAATATGGCATCTATACTGCACCGCAGCAGTAAATAGTCTGTTTGGCTTTCTTCAGGGGTTAGCTTACTCTTCCTCACTCTCTCTCATTGTTTCCCCGCAACATTACACCAGAGCTACCGCGTTTAATTCGGTTCAGATATCTGGGTCTTATATTTTAGCTCCTGCTTTGGCTGGAAGCTTATACCCTTTGATTAGTTTAAAAGGAATTTTGATTATCGATATTGCTACTTTATATTATGGCGATCGCAACTTTAATCATAGTCACAATTCCTCAACCTAG